GTCAACCTCGATCCCGAGATCGGCTTCCTCCACCGCGGCTTCGAGAAGAGCTGCGAGAACGTGAGCTGGACGCAGTGCCTGCCCTACACGGACCGGCTCAACTACGTCTCCGCGCTCTGCAACAACTTCGGCTTCCTGAGCGCCGTGGAGAAGCTCGCGCAGATCGAGATCCCCGAGCGTGCGAAGTACATCCGCACCCTGGGCGCCGAGCTACACCGGATCTGTGATCACCTCACGGCCACCGGCGCCACCGCCATGGAGCTCGGCGGCTTCTCGGTCTTCTTCTACGCCATCGAGGCCCGCGACCTCCTCTGGGATCGGATCGCGGAGCTGACGGGTGCGCGTCTCACCACCTCCTTCGGCCGCATCGGCGGGGTGGAGCGCGACCTGCCCGAGGGCTGGATCCAGAAGGTGAAGGACACCCTCGACCGGGTGGCCGAGCTCCGCGACGAGGTCGCGTCGATGCTCGTGCACAACCGGATCTTCCTGGATCGCATGAAGGGCACCGGCGTGATCACCGCCGAGGACGCGGTGAACTTCGGCTTCAGCGGCCCCTGCCTGCGCGCCACCGGCATCGACTGGGACATCCGCAAGTCCCAGCCGTACTGGGTCTACGACCGGATGGACTTCAAGGTCCCGCTCGGCACCCACGGTGACAACTTCGACCGCTTCTACCTGCGCATCGACGAGATGAAGGAGTCCGACTCCATCGTCCGCCAGTGCTTCGAGCAGATGCAGCCCGGCCCGACGATGATCGAGGACTGGCGCTATGCGCTGCCCCCGAAGCCGCAGGTCTACTCGACAATCGAGGGCGTGATCGGCCACTTCAAGATCGTCATGGAGGGGATCAAGATCCCCAAGGGCGAGTGCTACGCCTACACCGAGTCGCCGAACGGTGAGCTCGGCTGGTACCTGGTGAGCGACGGCTCGGGCCGTCCGTACAAGGTGCATTGCCGCGCGCCCGGGATCCCGCTCCTCGGCGGCGTCGAGCACATGGTGAAGGGGGCGATCCTCCCCGATCTCATCCCGACCTTCGACACGATCAACATGATCGGCGGAGAGGTGGAGCAGTGAGCGACGAGAAGAAGCCCGTCCAGATGGTGAACGTCACCGTCGACGGCAAGGCCACCAGCGTCCCGGCCGGCACGAACCTCATCGAGGCGGCGAAGACCGTCGGCGTCGAGATCCCGCACTACTGCTACCACGCGGGCCTCTCCATCGCCGCGAACTGCCGCATGTGCATGGTCGAGGTGTCGAACGCGCCTCCGGGCAAGCTCGTCCCCGGCTGCCAGATCCCGGTGGCCGAGGGGCAGAAGATCACCACCGACTCGCCGCGGGTGAAGGATCAGCAGCGGGCGGTGCAGGAGTTCCTCCTCCTCCACCACCCGGTGGACTGCGCCATCTGCGACCAGGCCGGCGAGTGCCGTCTCCAGGACTACTACCAGGAGTACGACTTCAAGCCCTCGCGCCTCGACAGCGCCAAGTGGCTCAAGAACAAGAGGAAGGACCTCGGTCCCCTCATCGTCCTCGACCAGGAGCGGTGCATCATGTGCACCCGCTGCGTGCGCTTCATGGCCGAGGTGGCCGAGGAGCCCGTGCTCGGCGTGTTCGGCCGCGGCACCCGCGAGGTGATCGACACCTTCCCGGGCAAGGTCCTGGACAGCAACTACTCGGGCAACGTGGTCGACCTCTGCCCCGTGGGAGCGCTCCTCAACAAGGACAACCGCTTCCGCGCCCGCTCGTACTTCCTCACGGCGACTCCGTCCCTCTGCTCGGGCTGCTCCCGCGGCTGCAACACCTTCCTGGATCACTTCCAGGGGGTGCCGTACCGCTACCGCCCGCGCGAGAACCAGGACGTCAACCAGTTCTGGATGTGCGATACCGGCCGGCTGAGCTACCACGGCCTCTACGAGAACCGGGTCCACGAGGCCTCGGTCGGCGGCAAGGTCCGTCCGGCTGGCGAGGCGCTCGACGCTGCCGCCCGGCAGCTGGGGGAGCTCGCCGGCTCGAAGCAGCTCACGGTCGTGGTCTCGCCCGTGCTCTCCCTCGAGGACGCGCTGGCCGTGATGCTCCTCGCCAAGGAGGGGCTCAAGGTCTCCGAGGTCTTCGTCTCGGGCCGCGCGAACGACGCTGGCGACGACTTCCTCCTCCGCGAGGATCGCAACCCGAACCGCAAGGGTGTCGAGCTGGCCGCCGCCGCCTTCGGCCTCGCGCTCCGCTCCTTCGCCGACCTCACGAAGACCAGGCCCCAGGGCGTGCTCCTCGCCGGCGTGGACGTCCCCGCCGACGAGGCCTCCGTCGCCTCGTGGCTCGCCGGTGCCAAGACGGTGGTGGCCCTCGCCGCCAACGACACCCCGGTGGCCAAGGCCGCCGGCGTGGTCCTTCCGCTCGCCACCCACGCGGAAGGGGACGGCACCTTCGTGAGCTTCGAGGGACGCGCCCAGCGCTTCCTCCCCGCGATCCCCGCCGTGGGCGCCTCGCGGGCGGCCTGGCATTGGGCCGCTGCGCTCCTCGGCGAGCTCGGCTTCTCGCATCGCTTCGCCTCCGCCGGCGAGGCCTTCGCGGAGCTCTCCAAGAGGCTCCCCGCTGGCGCTCTCGGCGACTTCGATTGGACCAAGGTTCCCCGCACGATGACCAAGGGCGTGACCCCGCTCACCGGCGGCACCGTCGACGGCCGCCCGCCGGGATGGCGGGAGCTCATTCCGCTTCGCACCCCCGCCGGCACGTCGGCTGCCTAGGTAGAAGGACTCGGATCTCATGCGTGCAGCCCAGATCTCGGCAATCATCCTCGGCATCGTCGGCCTGATGGCCGGCGCCGTCGCGGCCTTCTACCTCCTGGCGGGCGCCCTCGGCGTCGTCGCCCAGGCGGCCCTCGGGGCCGACGCGGCCTACATCGGCGTGGCCGTCGCCAACGCCATCACCCTGCTCCTCGTGGTGGTGATGGTGATCGCGTCGATGCTCACCCTGGCCGAGCGCAAGTGGTCGGCGCTGATGCAGGATCGCATCGGCCCCAACCGCGCCCGCTTCGGCCTCCCGGGCCTGAAGAACCAGTCCCTCGCGGGCCTGCCGCACTTCCTCGCCGACGGCATCAAGATGCTGACGAAGGAAGACTTCATCCCGAAGGACGCGTCGAAGCTCCTCTTCACGCTGGCGCCGATGCTCGGCTTCGGCTCGGTCTTCGTGCTCTTCACCGTCGTGCCGATGGCGCCGGTGATCTCGGCCGCCGAGCTCCCGGGCATCGCGGGGATGGCCTCCGCCATGGGCGTGTCGGCCGCCTTCCCGGTCTCGCTCCACGTGGCGCCGAACCTCGAGATCGGCCTGCTCTTCCTCTTCGCCTTCGCGTCGATCGCCGTCTACGGCACCTCCCTCGCCGGCTGGGCCTCGAACAACCGCTTCGCCCTCCTGGGCGGCGTCCGCGGCGCGGCGCAGATGATCGCGTACGAGGTCTCCCTCGGGATGTCGCTCGTCGGCGCGATGATGATCTTCGGCACCCTCCAGCTCGAGGGCATGACCGCGGCCCAGAGCGCCGGTATCTTCGGTGGCGCGCTCCCGGCCTGGGGCATCTTCCTCCAGCCCATGGGCTTCCTGCTCTTCTTCACCGCCTCGCTGGCGGAGACGAAGCGCGCGCCCTTCGACGCGCCCGAG
The Vulgatibacter incomptus DNA segment above includes these coding regions:
- a CDS encoding NADH-quinone oxidoreductase subunit D; amino-acid sequence: MAKQHDIPVEARPDMLEAKLPTKTMTLNMGPSHPASHGTVRFNIELDGENIVNLDPEIGFLHRGFEKSCENVSWTQCLPYTDRLNYVSALCNNFGFLSAVEKLAQIEIPERAKYIRTLGAELHRICDHLTATGATAMELGGFSVFFYAIEARDLLWDRIAELTGARLTTSFGRIGGVERDLPEGWIQKVKDTLDRVAELRDEVASMLVHNRIFLDRMKGTGVITAEDAVNFGFSGPCLRATGIDWDIRKSQPYWVYDRMDFKVPLGTHGDNFDRFYLRIDEMKESDSIVRQCFEQMQPGPTMIEDWRYALPPKPQVYSTIEGVIGHFKIVMEGIKIPKGECYAYTESPNGELGWYLVSDGSGRPYKVHCRAPGIPLLGGVEHMVKGAILPDLIPTFDTINMIGGEVEQ
- a CDS encoding 2Fe-2S iron-sulfur cluster-binding protein → MSDEKKPVQMVNVTVDGKATSVPAGTNLIEAAKTVGVEIPHYCYHAGLSIAANCRMCMVEVSNAPPGKLVPGCQIPVAEGQKITTDSPRVKDQQRAVQEFLLLHHPVDCAICDQAGECRLQDYYQEYDFKPSRLDSAKWLKNKRKDLGPLIVLDQERCIMCTRCVRFMAEVAEEPVLGVFGRGTREVIDTFPGKVLDSNYSGNVVDLCPVGALLNKDNRFRARSYFLTATPSLCSGCSRGCNTFLDHFQGVPYRYRPRENQDVNQFWMCDTGRLSYHGLYENRVHEASVGGKVRPAGEALDAAARQLGELAGSKQLTVVVSPVLSLEDALAVMLLAKEGLKVSEVFVSGRANDAGDDFLLREDRNPNRKGVELAAAAFGLALRSFADLTKTRPQGVLLAGVDVPADEASVASWLAGAKTVVALAANDTPVAKAAGVVLPLATHAEGDGTFVSFEGRAQRFLPAIPAVGASRAAWHWAAALLGELGFSHRFASAGEAFAELSKRLPAGALGDFDWTKVPRTMTKGVTPLTGGTVDGRPPGWRELIPLRTPAGTSAA
- a CDS encoding complex I subunit 1/NuoH family protein, encoding MRAAQISAIILGIVGLMAGAVAAFYLLAGALGVVAQAALGADAAYIGVAVANAITLLLVVVMVIASMLTLAERKWSALMQDRIGPNRARFGLPGLKNQSLAGLPHFLADGIKMLTKEDFIPKDASKLLFTLAPMLGFGSVFVLFTVVPMAPVISAAELPGIAGMASAMGVSAAFPVSLHVAPNLEIGLLFLFAFASIAVYGTSLAGWASNNRFALLGGVRGAAQMIAYEVSLGMSLVGAMMIFGTLQLEGMTAAQSAGIFGGALPAWGIFLQPMGFLLFFTASLAETKRAPFDAPEGESEIVGYFVEYSGMRFGMFMISEFVEIVVLSGVTAAIFLGGFHMPFPPSWGVDAWLAAKAGGFGLAVAQGLTFLLKVVALCWVQLTIRWTMTRFRYDQIQTLGWKILLPLALGNIVVTAVLLLLDQSLDTLAIVGIAELVLLIGLTALYPVKRPTSVRFSGQGAAAPVVSGHGH